From the genome of Phlebotomus papatasi isolate M1 chromosome 2, Ppap_2.1, whole genome shotgun sequence:
GTGGATTTCGATAATGAATGATGAAAGCCGAAAGTACCACAACGAGAGCATATGGATTGAAAGTATgacttaaacatttatttgagtacaggtttccaaatgatttttcaaaaaaaaataggtttgggtcttcgacctttctaatcttttataaaatttcaataaaaactttaaataatatttacaacgatcctcagatagctgattgtaagtacatacagttttttttttatttttctactagtaaactgattatttgataaattatgcgatgcactttcatcgcttttaaaaatttgttgaggattTTGATTAACCACtctagataagcaatttacactacaataatactacttaataaagaatagaatttttaattgaaaaaaaaaagatatcaataggaaaaaaaataggcAGAGCCAGgggatcgaacccgcggcactcccgttgaacgcccggtgcgctaccgctgagccagcgccgcatgcagtcccatacgaattttctttattatgtgctgcgtaaggtgtcattttcaactttggggaatttttaaaaaaaaattaacccgatttcgcactttttgaatataccacgtttaatttgatgcctttatgcgtagttgagcaaagtttcagatttttctgaatttgatgactcgagtacttcccttgttaGAGAAATAGTCAAAATCGACTAGACAAGATTTTTCACCTCCTAAAATCCAAATCATAATCGAATTTACACGTATCCCGAGAGTCGGAATCGGAAGCACACCTAGCAAGGACATTTGAAAATAATCAGTTCCCATAAGATGGAATACGAATTGTAGATTTCAATCTCATTCACGAAGGTTCCCAATTTTTaaacaagaagaagaagcacttaattttaacataattacttttatttaaacTATCCCAAGACAATTTTCGCAAAAATTCAGCTCTTTCGATTTATAagatttaaactttaaaccatGTAGTATAATGCGCGCTTCAGATTGGAGGTTTAACCTAGTACTCGAAGGtcttaaaaatctaaataacaagcaattttattgatttttcaaaatctaatgaatttgCCCTTAtcatccaatcctaaacaacaattttctaaaaaatcgtgcctgattgtgattaggaattagaagagttaaaccaaatggctaagtcttaggtctgaagccggtataagaCCCTCAGacctgaagctcgtataagttaatttagttttttttttaaattttttttaattagcttGAATGCAGAATGTAAAAGTTAAAAGTAAATTAAGAATATTAGCCAGGTTATGGAGAAATGCGACTTTTGCGATTTATCATCAAATAGATttattaaccttttaaggacgatttggttcaccggtgatccaaaaatgaaatttttcatacggTCACCTGATGATTCGTTCTAAAAACGCAGAAAAAATGATGTGTTTCGGCTGAAATACATCATCGAAATCAAAAATTCGTATTTCTTGATATTCCAAATCGAAATTTAGACATATTACGATTTTAGCGCCCCTAGTAGTAGTTATGTGATGTTTTGTAGTATTAAAAAGTTGCGGTATTTATCacaagatattaaattttagttgATGTTATTTACAATCTCAGGttttgtggtccgaggtgaaatccgacctcgtcagatcgtgCCCAAATTTTGAATCTACaggttttgacactcatagattataaatataatttgcctttaaaaattgattttcgtgcCCATATCGTCCCATCTGTCCATCGTAAATATAACAATTTCTGGacagagatatcgacaagcggttttcgacaGAGATTAAAGATCGTGTTAACGACATCAGATGGTGATATAAGATTCATCCCCCTAAACTAAACCTCTTTCTGCTTCCGCCTTTTTAAAACACCAATACAACTAAAGcatcggactcaaattttagtacgttaTAGATGGACCAAAGAcctttcgataaaaaaaaaacttagcctCCCCTGACCCTCCTAACCCGAGCTATAGGGGgtaaaaaagttgttttttcaATTGACCATAGCTCTGGTTCTAATTGCAAGAATTTAATCATCTTTGGTGATTTAGAAAGCTTTCGTTAAATGTTACACCTTATTAAACACCCTAACTTCACATGATTTAATGGAAAGTCCAATTAATCAAAAAACCGATTTTTataaattcgatgtcgaatattttgaatttctttaaatttttgaatgtctTAGCCGAGggcgagacctttccaacagtgGGTCGCAGTCCCGCCTCAATGTTCCCTGATCAGAactataacaaaaaatgtattgaCCGGACCATATCTTCGGTAATTATAAAGCGATTTCGATAAAATGTTattatattgtatctgagattgAGACCCTTCTAGTAACGAGTCGCATCCGTTCCCCACATCACCACAATGTACCCCGACCTTTACTATACCGAAATTGAGCAGGCCCTAtgtctaatgtttattaaccgatttcaatgattttctttcttttcttagTCTTCTGTactcataatatttaaaatggaaaatgaTCAGTAATAAGCCAGATAAGCTCATTGCTCAGAATAATACTACGGAAAGGACGTTAGAATAAAAATGATGTGCcagttttcatgtaaattttcctcaaattgaattaaaattagtgTAAGGCcggtttcagactggaggtttagcccagtttccgaaggtctcaaaaatctaaataacaagcaattttactgttttttccAAACCTAATGGATCAATTGCCCTTAATATCAAATCCTAAACAATAATTTCCTCAGAAAACATTCCTGATAAGGAAtaagaggagttaagccagatggctaagccttaggtctgaagcccgtataaccggCACTGGTTTCTCAGGTGATGCTGGCACTTTTATAACGAATTCATTCATTTCGGGTTTCTTTAATTAATAGCTTATTTTGGACGAAATACAGATATAAATGTCTTCTACAATTATGCCATAGGTgcaaagtaatcatcaagatcggttagGCACGTGCCGAGATAATTTAAGTTATGTGTAATGCAAATTGTTTTTTCGACTATGGCGCCCCTAGCGTTGGTCCTACAAAGTTCCattattctagaaagttgtgaCGCTTTGCGAGACCTATAATTTTACCCTCACgtgtcaaaatcggtcaaatagaaccagagatataaggttttgaatttcgtgatctttgacccctcatatttccggttctattttaaccacagcaaacccacgccactttttggaaacttcatagcTTAGACTAGAATACTCCTAAAagttgattaacttgcacaatggcatttttgagaaaaatgagtttgaattttttgatGCTATCGCAACGCCACCTGTAGtcactttttgaacttccatctgaaagtgcttatcgagacgaaaccaaaaacccaaaatttaggtcaaaatgttaattagaatcggagatataggctgGTCAATTTtctaactttgaccccttatagctcgggtcaggggttatcgatcgacttaagtattttttgtgtTTGGTACGTATAATCTGtggaccgaaagtcgatatctctcttagtttagaagctattaagctccaaagcacccatatattcgtgatcaggaagttgCTAAATACATTTTGGCAatgtttggggccgatcggagagCATGAGAtgttgttaggattatagtaagatgagattgttaagaatctcacctaaaatagCGTCGAGAGAATTCTATCCGTTACTgttgcacaccttttagatcaggaaaatttcatgaagtcgaaattcgaatccatTTCCTTcgcacacgctttgcatatgtctatctcattctctcgtactcttcttcttttaaacatcactccaaattcaattttgctcaatcgaattttgtatgcgaaagaatgagatagtcatatgcaaaatatataTGAGAAAAtagagattcgaatttcgactacaccgtaaaaaatttcggcacatatttgttccaaaaattagctcgtccacggacaccataatttttggcacaatcttgttcatttaaTGAGACTCAAaaaagatacagtagactctctctcaatcgggaatacggggggaaatgtcatccggtttagcgatagaattgagcgtcaaagtctttgtaaattccacaaaaagcgctcaactaaaaagaatcacgataaaataggaagaactacagcgaatttaagcgaattagcttcataattaagcgtgaaaattgtcaccaaaatttgacgcccgattgaaaaagagccgattgagtgagagtctactgtaatcaatattagtaacgaatttgttccaaaaagtagcACGTCTAGTATAATATCGTATCCCTCCtttcacactcagtcacccgtcacctaAGCGAGGAGGACCCCAAATCTATGGCAATTTTCGTACTAcgtacatggtttcacttttttttaattcgagattcccttcccctgctgctgccagcactcgcatatgatttcgtcatgcacgcgtctgtataaaacactcttaagatgatttttttatttgatgttccttatgaactttcgccactgaaatccatctcgactgaagtataagccttaactgtaagacgaaatctcttacacgaatttgttacaatggaaacaaaaagattccccatataaGTAACAacttcgttccaaaaattacctcatccacgaacaccgaaaatttttgggacaaatatgttacagacgtaggaataatattgttataaaaaatatgtaccaatttgtttctgatagtgggaacaaaacagccgagtgcaataaattctattccaactttcaggaataaatttgtatgaaacgaagtcaactcaaatttgtagacattccaccgtatcaaaacggttccaaaagaaaactctaacacaattgtaactatatttcataacaaaactttaaagaaaactttttggaacaaacaaatatcttctctaggtgcaaatttattccaaaaaaaatttgttccaatattttggtcagtgtccaaaagtttttaccgtgtaattTTTTAGCCAAAATTTGTTGAGACTGAGGCTTGATTAGCTGTCGTCCTTGAAATCGTTAGAAGGAGTAACTCAAGGTTATTTTCCTAGTTTAAATATAtggaagaatttaaaaataatggaTGCTTTCTTCAGATATCCtggaaaacatgtttttaactgGGGAAGACGAAAAGTAGATAATTTTTTGGGTTCCTCTGCGTCACAAATCGGTCATCGTTTGGGTTGCAgttctaaattatttatattaatttcggTTTGTGGAATTCGTGCTAAGAGATATGTATGATTgaaatcggtggcagccaaaatcccgaaagacaaattTCCGAATTTTCACGCGGGTAGAATCgggggagtagctatgataccgtatgatacttttaagaattcgggattttggctttcgggattttggcttattcgggattttgattttcgagattttggcgttcgagattttgggtttcgggattttgaccgggacccgtttgaaatatttttacaatccGGCGTTACGTTAAGTATTTGGCTGGCATTCGGTTATTCGGTTACTTATATGGGGATagtttatttttgaaatcaaaattttcaaagaacTTTGAATGTGTAATCCCGATTAAAGATGAAAGAGAATCACAGCTAAAATGTCTTTTGGATGTCTCTGtgggtattttaaaaatgtgccAAAAATATTCCAGGAGCCACTTCGCACAGCGCCCTGACTGATGAGAATATGGAGCAGGAAAATATGGGATGTTCAGTGGATGAGAACAGCTTGGCAATGCCAACAGACACCACCCAACCCAATGGTGTCAATGAGAATTCTAATTCTCTGGCCATGATGGAATGCTGAAGATCTCTCTCTGTCGACAACGTGGTTTTTAAATCCAGTTTagcaaagttaattttacttATCAATCATCCTTTCCCAATTAAATCTCATTGCGTTCACTCGGAAATTTCgttgtaaataataaattttctacacATTTATCAAGTGGATTTTTTCTGTTTGTCTGTTTATGTCCAGAATCCCTTGAACGAGTTTGGGGATTGTCTTGAAACACCAAAACATTTCTTCATTGGTGACTTCTTTGGGAAGAAGGGGAATTTTGCAAATGCATCCTCTGTACAGGTAAAGATTCCGCGCATGATGAAGAACAGCAAAGCGTTTTCTAGGCGTTGCGATGAAGAGCCTGTTGGACAGGGTTAATCCTTTGCGTATGAGCTTATTCAGGCTTATCTCGGAACCTGTGGCTGATTGCAGAATTATTAGATTTTCCGATTTTGTTTCCGCAAAATAGCTCTGAGAAAGGATACTTTCTGCCAGGGAGTCTTTTCTCATGGGTTCTTTCTTGATATCGTAGGTTGCTCCTGACTCTGGCATTCCCTCGAGATCTTTCTCCGTTTCAGAAGCATCGTATACCATCGTTGGATCATGGATCGTGTCATCGATAGCTTCAACGGTCTCTTGTTCCTGAATACTTTCTTCTGGAGTTTGCGATTCGATGGATTCGATGTCTCTGAGATATTCCGGTGAATTTTGGTGAAGATTCTCAAATTCAGGTTCTCTAGACAAAGTTGAGAGTGTCTCAGAATCTACTTCACTTTCTGAATCAGATTCAAAAGCTTCTTCATTTCCTTCAACGCTTCCAGTAACTCGTCTTTTGCCCTTTCTGACTCTCTTTACCTTGGACTTCAACTGCTTATATTTGTGCTTCAGCCGGCGTGTCATTCTTCTTAATTTCGATTCATGCTTTTCAATCCCTTGTCTATTAACTAATTGATTGATCACCTCGCTGATGACTTCCAAGGATGTCATATCCTGCCTTGAAGTCGATTGTTTAATTGCCTCATCACCGCTTTCCGGAAGCGCTTCTTTTTCCGTAGGAAATTTTTTGTCTGTCTCATCCATAATGTCCAGAGATTTCACAGTAAGCGTAGACAAATCTCGTCCTATCCCTAAAGGATTGCCTATCttatcaaatatttccaagGATTTTGATTCTGtgtcaaatgaatttttttctgaagctGATTGACTGCTAAATTCCCTGAAAACTTCTAAGAATTTTGCTTCCTGTGGAGACAACTTCTTACTTCGAGAAGATTTGGACAATTTTGCTCCTTTCCCTTCTGAGCTAAATTTACTGATTGAGGATTTTGTTTCTTCCAAGTGCTCTGCCTTTTCCAGCAAATTTTCCGACCGGAAACTCATTTcagaagtatttttttcttctactgAATTGATTTTGACTGCATGGAGAGTAACTCTTGTGCTCTCTTCAGCCAGCTTCATTAGGATTTCTAGAATACCATCAAGTTTGAGGTGCATCTGCAGAGAAGCCTTTCCAAAGGGATCTTCTCCGGAATTGTCGTAGGGATTGAGAAAGTAGAAAAGATTCTGCTGTATTATTGTCCAATAGAAGCTCTGATATTCAATGATTATTGCATATCGATGTTTTAAAATCCGCTCAATTCGTCGAATGTCCTCCAGGACCTCTCCGAACTCAGCATAAAAAGCCGTTTCTGAATCCAGATATGCTCGATAGGGACCACATGAGACCAGGTAAGAGAACTTGTTTAGATTCACACCCAGAGTCATCCTGGACAGATTCTGACTTAGCCAAATAACTCTGTCGAGATCATCAGAGTCCCAGGAATTTAGAGATATTTTATTGGCCACAATTGCGGCGCTGTAGCCAACGAAGAGTCCTCGATTTCCAGGTATGTTTGATTTTGAGGGAGGTTTTAGGCTCTGAGTTCCTCTGAGGATGGCCATATTATCATTAACAATGACATACCCTCTCCCTGGAAGCTTTCCATGATCGCCATCTTCGTGAATTGTTTGCTCAAGTCGAGTTACAGATACTTCTGAAATTCTATAGGAAGTGCCTGATTTGAAGAGGATACGCAAAGCTGTAGCTAAATCCTTCAAACGCCCCACCAGGAGGAGGGTATTTTTATTGGGCATGAAAGTGAAATAGCCATAGGGATGATTTGGATCATCTTTGGTCCAAATAATTACACATTCCTCTTCAATAATGCATAGGAGACACTTCCTTCCCCTGAAGCTCTTCTTGAGATCGCTAAAACACGCATCTATTTCTTCATTTAGAATTCCCGAACAGATTTCCGTGACTTGGACATCAAAAGTATAGTTATCGAGCTGGAGTGTCCTTGTCACTTCTGAGAGATCTCCTTTGGAATCAATATCAACAACTAATTTGCCTTCTGATACTAAAAGAAgcatttcattgagaaaattttctgacCAAGAACCTTCTGGCAACAAATAGGAATAGCAGAATCCAACAATGGAAGCACAGAGACTTTCTTCAGCCGAGAAATCATAGTGAATGTTGCTGGAAATTTTACCAATAGGATATTTGAAGTAATTCTTGGGCAGATACTTGTACCTCCTTTTCTTCTGAGATCTCCTTGGCTGAAACGCAATTTATTAGACCGATTCTAATAGCCAAATTCTACATTGTACCTTTCGTTGCGCCCTGACCACATTCATATCTTCCAGGAGATAACTTTCtcgaaaaaaaagacaataaaattcTGAGACAAAtagattttaatgcaaaatttgtaAGAGCTCCCTTGCCCTCAAATAGCGACTCCCTTTTAGTAGTGCAGTCTTCTGGGAGTCCTCCTCGATAGCCTGATCAACTTCCTGAATAACCTTTTCGGCTGTATCGATTAGAAACTTCCGACTGGCGCCTTTGCTCTTTTCCAGGTACTCCAAAACAATTGGCCACATTTCCTCATCGAATTTATCCTCATTGAGGGCATTATTCTGTATGAAGATctgcttcaatttttcaaatttccatcGATTCTTCTCATTCTTCCACTTCTTCAGGTAGGTAACAGCTGATTCCTTCTCAAGATTCTTCAGCTTTTCCTTAGACTGCTctacatttttctgtgttaattttctctttttaccTCGCACAGTCTCGACATTGAGTTGATTCTCTGGCTTCTTGCTCTCTTGGATTTCCTCCTCTGTAGGCTCTCGAGTCTCGGAAGCGCCCTCCTCATCGGACTGTGGTTCATCCGggagatttttttctatttcctcCTTTTTCCCTGGAATTTCCACTGAATTTTGAATCTCACCAGTTAAAGACTATTTCCAGGACTCACCTCTATCcttttcggcttttctttttctCGGTTTTTCACTATTTATCagagatttttcctttttctcagaCATGTTTGCGTGGTGTCAAAACAATAACAAACTAACCTAACCTTACTTTTTCATAATTTGCTTTATTCACACTCATCAAAAGCTCTTTACAAGATTTCTACATTCTATCTAGGATTGGGATCTTCTAGGAGGACTTCTTGACAAAATCTCCAACCCATTTGCGAAGCTTGTCAGTGTCCTGAAGGCCAATAATGCGGTTTTCTTCCTTGCCCTTGTTGAAGGCCACTAGAACCGGAACGGAAGATACTTCGTGATCCAGGGCTAAATCACTATGCTCATCCACGTCCACCTACAAAGATACATAAGATAATCCAGCTAGAATCAGATGAAATGGTCAGAGAAATTAAATCACCTTCACAAGTGAgatttttccttcattctcCTGAATGATCGATTCGATCCGGGGAGTGAGCATTTTGCAAGGTCCGCACCAGCTGCAAAGAATTATAATTGGAATTTTGAAGATATTCAGGCTCTCCTGAAGCAAATTCTGTAAAACAAGTAGTCTTACGTTGCAAAAAAGTCCACAATAACTGGAGTTTTGCTGTTGCTGACTTTCTCAGTGAATTCCTCAATAGTCTGGATCTTGTAGATGTTACTCAGTCTTGAGGTGGATGTATGCAGCAGCCTACGACCCTGCCCCACAATTCTGGTCACTTGAGCACCCCGTGAAACCGCCGAGAACATTATTACGCAAAAATCTCCCTTTGTTATCACCAAAATGTtcagagaagaagaaaaaaatattctcccGGCCGATCACAAATTCCAATACAAGGCTATATGGTACGTAAGGACATATTTTTGCCAAACAAGTACCAGGTACAGTTGTTAACCCTTTTAGTACTGTGTCAGTGACTCAGTGCGCGACATGGAGTCTATTTTTGTGTTGCGAAATTATTGTTTTCTCTGACAATTTGGGTGAATTTCTTGATTTTCCCTGGTAAATAATGTGAAAAGGGATCAAGAGTGTAGTGTAGTGAGTTTGTGTGATCACAATAGAGTGAGGAAATCACAAGGTaggtggaaaatttaatttttttggatcTTGTTTTGGCTTCGTCTGCGAGACACTTTCTAAAACTGAGGTTATGTTGCGTCGATGGAGTCGCATTTGGTAACAAATTTGCTggaaaatcaatgaaaagtcGCA
Proteins encoded in this window:
- the LOC129804274 gene encoding thioredoxin, whose amino-acid sequence is MFSAVSRGAQVTRIVGQGRRLLHTSTSRLSNIYKIQTIEEFTEKVSNSKTPVIVDFFATWCGPCKMLTPRIESIIQENEGKISLVKVDVDEHSDLALDHEVSSVPVLVAFNKGKEENRIIGLQDTDKLRKWVGDFVKKSS
- the LOC129804269 gene encoding uncharacterized protein C7orf50 homolog → MSEKKEKSLINSEKPRKRKAEKDRGKKEEIEKNLPDEPQSDEEGASETREPTEEEIQESKKPENQLNVETVRGKKRKLTQKNVEQSKEKLKNLEKESAVTYLKKWKNEKNRWKFEKLKQIFIQNNALNEDKFDEEMWPIVLEYLEKSKGASRKFLIDTAEKVIQEVDQAIEEDSQKTALLKGSRYLRARELLQILH